The DNA window TAAGCCCAAATATCTCACGACAATGCCAGCAACTGGTAAATGTTGGCTCAATCTTTCGGCGGCAAACGGCGCGATTACGGATAAATAAAAGACACTATGCCACTGCTTCATTGGCTCACTCGCGACAAGGACATCCACACCGCCACCCAGGCCCCCTACCGCCTGCTTGAAGAAGTGGCAAAGCATTCGCATGGCGATCGTGACGCTGGGAACATGCTCATTCAGGGCGATAATCTCGACGCATTAAAAGCTTTACAACCTTATTACGCGGGCAAGGTGAAATGCATCTTTATTGATCCGCCCTACAACACACGTAGCGCTTTTGAGCATTACGACGACAATATTGAACACACACAATGGCTGGCGATGATGTATCCCCGCCTAGAGCTGTTGCAAAGCCTACTTACCAAGGATGGGAGCATCTGGGTCACAATCGACGACAATGAAGCGCATTACTTGAAAATCATTATGGATGAGGTTTTCGGACGAAAAAACTTCCTTGCTAAGGTTCTGTGGCAAAAACGAACATCCCCAGATGCACGAATCGAACTAGGCGCTGCTCACGACCACCTACTTGTCTATGCCAAGGATGCGGGGAAAGTTATTTTCAACAAGCTTCAGCTTTCGAGCGATCAGGCAAAGAACTTCAAGAACCCAGACAATGATCCACGAGGTCCATGGGCGTCTACCGACTTCACTGCACAGGGTTGGCGCCCCAACCAGATGTATAAAATCACAACGCCAGCAAACGTCGTCTATGAACCGCCAAAAGGAAGATGTTGGTCTAATATTGAAAGCGAATATACCCGTTTGCGCAAAGAAGAAAGAATCTGGTTTGGGAAAAATGGAAAATCTAGACCTCGGGTCAAAAATTTTCTAAGTGAAACATCAGGAGTTAGTTCGTGGACCTGGTGGACGAACTCTGAAGTGGGTCATAACCAAGAAGCTAAAAAAGAAATCAATGAACTATTCGGTGCAGATGAAGCTTTTGATACCCCTAAGCCAGAGCGCTTGATTAAGAGGATCTTGCAAATTGCCACAGACAAGAATGATCTCGTTTTGGACTCCTTCCTAGGCTCAGGGACGACCGCCGCCGTCGCACACAAAATGAACCGTCGTTATATTGGTATTGAGACGGGCGATCACGCCATGACCCATTGCGTACCCCGGCTCCAGAAGGTTATTGAAGGCGAGCAGGGGGGCATATCAGAGGCCATAGGTTGGCAGAGTGGCGGCGGTTTTCGCTTTTATCGCCTAGGGGTTCCTGTCTTCGATGAAACAGGCCATATTTCCCAAGGCATCCGCTTTGCGCCGCTGGCCGCGCATCTGTGGTTTTTGGAGACTGGCATCCCGTTTTCAGGCCGCGCCAATTCACCCTTCCTGGGCAGTCACGAAGGAATCGGCTACTACCTGCTGTACAACGGGATCCTGGGTGATACACGTCCGACTGGTGGCAACATCCTGACAGGAAAAATTCTCGCCAGCCTCCCACCGCATGACGGGAAAAAGATCATTTTTGGTGAAGGCTGTAGTTTAGGTGCAAATCGTTTACAGGCGAAACATATTACCTTTCGACAAATTCCGTATGAGATCAAGGCACGCTAGGAAACCAAGAATATGGAACTCAAACACTTTCAGCTGGCTGCGCTCAAGGCACTCACTACATTTTTTGAGCGCGCCCGTATCACCGGCGATCCAGAACAAGCTTTTTTGCAGATCTGGCGCGAGCAAGAGCCGAACAGGACTCATCCATCCTATCGCACTATTGCTGGACTCTCCGGCGTCCCGAATGTCTGCCTGCGCCTTCCCACAGGCGCCGGAAAAACGCTCCTCGCAGCACATGTCGTCGCCAAGGCCGGCCGGCACTTCCTGGAGCGAGATTACCCTGTGGTGTTGTGGATGGTGCCGACCAACACGATTCGCGTGCAGACCGCCGAAGCGCTCAAGAAGCCGTCCCATCCCTACCGTGCCGCTCTCGACGAAGCCTACGACGGCCGTGTTTCCGTCTTTGATCTGGAGGAAATCGCCCAAATCAGGCCACAAGACCTGACCGAGCGCGTCTCTATCATCGTCACAACTATTCAGAGTTTGCGCGTCAGCAATCCAGACGGTCGTCGGGCGTATGCTCACTCAGAGAACTTTGAGCCGCACTTTGCCCATATTCCAGCCAACGCCCCAGGATTGGATCGAGCCGAAGATGGTAGCCTCAAGTTCTCCTTCGTCAATTTGATGGCGTTTCATCGTCCATTAGTCATCATCGATGAGGCGCACAAAGCCGGCACGAACCTGTCTTTTGAGATGCTCGCCGCCTTGAAGCCGTCCTGCATCGTGGAATTCACTGCGACTCCGAACACCGATCCACACAACGGCAGCAATGTCCTCTTTCGGGCGTCCGCCGCTGAGGTCAAAGCCGCGGACATGATTAAGCTACCCATTATCCTGACCGAACATCTAGATTGGCGGGCCGCAGTCCACGATGCAATTGAAACACGGGCGCGCCTTGCCGAGACCGCCAAGAGCGACACGCGCTATATCCGCCCCATCGCGCTCTTTCAGGCACAGGACAAGGGGCAAGAAGTAACCGTTGAGGTCTTGAAAACATATCTTCTCGAGAACGAAAACATCGCGGTAGAGAAGATCGCTATCGCGACAGGCGAACAGCGCGAATTGGATAGTATCAACCTGTTCGATCCTACCTGCCATGTAGAATTCATCATCACAGTTGAGGCACTCAAGGAAGGCTGGGATTGCTCGTTCGCCTACGTGCTGTGCTCCGTGGCGAACATCGGCAGCGCCACCGACATTGAGCAATTACTTGGCCGCGTGCTGAGGATGCCCTACGCCGAGGTCAGCACCCAAGTTGCCTTAAACCGCGCCTATACCCACGTTTCAAGTCCGCGTTTCGGTGAAGGCGCGATGGCGCTCACCGATACCCTGGTCAAAAAAATGGGGTTTGAACCGGATGAGGCGGCCACCATGGTGGAACCACGGCAAGCCACCATTCCAGGCCTCGACACGAATACCGATCTGTTTGACCGTGAGCCCGTGCTGCTCGAAACGCTAGACTGCGCGCCGGACTTGAACGGGCTTGCACCGGAAATCGCTGAACGTGTCCAGGTGGAAACACGCCCGGACGGAAGTGTGACCGTCACAATACGTGGAGAGATTCCAAACGAGCTGGAACAACGCCTTGTCGCCACGATGCCCCCGGAAGGCCGCGAGAACATCCAGGCCGCGGTACACCGTCATCGCATTATGCATCGCAACAGCACCACCCCGGCAGAGCGCGGTGAGAAGTTCCCCGTACCCTCCTTATTCATAGACGTGCAGGGCGAGCTGCAGCTTGCCGAAAAAGAACTGATCCTTGATCTGTGCGGCTGGACACTGAACACCTATGCAGCAGAACTCACTTCGGCTGAATTCGCCATCCAGGACACTGCCGAGCGATGGGAAGTGGATTTGCGGGGCGAGAAAGTCATCTACCAGCACCTGGAACAAAACGCTCAGCTTGAAATTGGACTCCTCAAGCTTGATTGGACCGATTTACAGCTCTCGCGCTGGCTGGATCGTGAGTGTCGACAAGCCGATGTGACCCAGCCCGTGCTGTTAGAATTCTGCCGCAAAGTAGTCGCGTACCTGACCTCAACACGCGGCCTAGCACTGAAGGACCTGCTGCGCTTCAAATACCAGCTGGCCAAAGCCGTGCAGCAAAAGATTGCTGTCTATCGACAACAGGCCTATGCACAAGGCTATCAAACATTCCTACTCAGTCCACAGGCGCAGGTGGCAACCAGTTTCACAGACGGCTTCGCCTTCGAGAATCGCCCATACCCTGCGACAGACCTCTATCGAGGTGCCTATCAATTCAAGAAGCACTTTTTCGGGAGCATCGGAGAACTGGACGGGAAGGGTGAAGAGTTCGAATGCGCTAAGCTACTCGATACACTGCCGCAGGTAAAATACTGGATTCGCAATCTGTCTAATCGCCCGCAAACGTCCTTCTGGCTACCGACCTCGACGGATCGCTTCTACCCAGACTTTATGGCACGCTTGAAGGATGACCGCGTCTTCGCTATCGAATACAAAGGGGCACACCTCGCGGATAGCGATGATACCAAGGAGAAGACCAATGTTGGTCAACTCTGGGCGGCCAAGAGCGACGGCAAAAGCCTCTTCCTTATGGCACAATTGAAGGACAAACAAGGCCGCAACCTAAAAGACCAGATTGTCAGCATGATCGAGTAGGCTAGAGGACTCGCCTGAGCATCAATAGTTTAGCTTTCATGGCACTGCGCCTTCTCTCGTTTCCCCCTCTTTTACTTTCACGCAGACTTCGACGCGTGAGCCAAGCTTATTGAGGATCATCATCAATCTGTCAGAGGTGAACCGTTCGAGGTCAGCAGTTCGTATTCGGGAAAAGTCAGCAGCTGGAACCCCTGTAAGGCCTTGCGCCTTCCGGACAGTGAGATCTTGCTTATCAAGTGTCTTAATGATTTCAGCGGCCAGAATAGTCTTAAACTGCCGAACATCTGCATCAGGAATTTTCAAATCCTGATAGACGTTTCCGCTCCCACGGATAATATCTTCTTTCATTTGTATGACGTTATCGCTTCTTCGTTCTGTCTGGCCACGAAAGTACACCATCTAATTCTCGACAGTACGGGTCGCCGTCTTCAGTTTCCTTGTTTGCTGTGACTCCTCCCGCAGGCAGAGAGTCTTCATCGAACCAGAGTAACGACAACATTCGATCCCAATCAGGCAAATACCTCGACTCCTCATAGAGAGTTCCCCCTCGAGTCCAGGCTTCAAACCATTCTGTAGGGTCAACCTCACAGGGCCCCTCTTGTACAAGCTTTGCTCCTTGCACTGCCAGGGATGAAGGCGGCACACGATATCCAATCTGAACCCATGCTCCCATTTCTCTCAGGGAAGGGGAGCGGCTCGCGTAACGCACGATCCCATGCTCAGATAAGACAAATGTGCATGGTATGTCATTTAGCGCCGCAAACCGTGATCCGGTTGCAGTCTGGGAGGCCTTAAATTTCTTTCCCAATGTGACTACAGAATTAAACCCCAGATCTGCTGCATTTACTAGCGGCTTAAAATGATCAGAGGGCAATAGAACTTCAGAGGCAAAGACGTCACAGAACATTTCACTTTGGGGGCGCTTCGTATAACGTTGAGGGTCACTCTTGCCGGCGTGTTCGTTTGGCAGGTCGAGGAATATGTGTCCAAGCTCATGGCAAATAGTAAACCGCTGCCGTTCTTCGAGATGCCCCTTATTCACGATGATATGCCACTTGCCTTTGATGGGCAGAGAGTGACCAGATTCGTTATCAGGAAGATCCTTCTCATAATGAAGGACTGCGCCAATTGCCTCAGCATATAGGTCCATTGAAACGGGAAACCTAAGATTATGAAAGCTCCGCACAAAGGTGCGGGCTTTCATAACGATCGACAACTCATCCACCTTCCATGGTCTCCCTGATCTTCCGAATCTGTTCCAATACTCTTTCCCAGGCGTCCTTTCCTATTGGCCGTCCGCGTGATCTCATTCTGGCAGCGGATTCAAAGTCCTCGAGGGAAACTTTGGAACTTTCTAAAACATAGTTTAATAAATCCTCGTCAACTGGTTGTTGTACGAGAAACTTCAAGATTCTTGCTTTGCGTTCTCCAGGTCGCAGCGCGCGGATTAAGCTATCCACAGTGTCATCCGATGGATCAGCCTTTTCCCCCGTCTCCAGTCGGTGCACATATGCATGATCGAGATCGGCCAACTGACCCAATTGTCGCAATGATAGACCCTTTTCGGTCCTGAGACGCTCAAGAAGTCCACCAAACCCTATCGACATATGCCCTCTTGACTTGAAGGTAGTTTGCGGGTAGCCTGTTGTCCAGAAATATATTTACAGACAACATATTGACTCATAACAAGAAGTCCTTATCACAATGACAATAGAATGAATCATGGCAACTGTAGTCCAACTGGGCAACACAATTTACTCTGGTAAATATGCCAATGCAAGCAGCCTTGAGATGAAATTAGGACCGTGTGATCAGTCGGGAACACCGATAAACCAATCAGCCAACGAGAAAGGAGTCCTATGGCGAAAAATGATCGTTACGTTGTGAAGCATGAAGATGGATGGGCCGTGAAAAAACCCGGTGCTGAACGAGCGAGTAGCATTCATCGCACCCAACACGAAGCTGAACAGTCGGCTAAAAGCACCGTTGCAAACCTTGGCGGAGGAGAAGTGAGGATTCAGGGACGCGACGGACAGTGGCGCGATTCCGATACGGTATCACCGGGCAACGATCCTTGCCCTCCGCATGATCGTAAGCACTAAGAGTATTAGTTAAATATCTATTCGGTCAAAGTGGGAAATGAGTCGCTTGATTGGATATACGACACCCCTGAAGCAGGCCATCGATCAAACCATGACTCTACCAAGAAAGGAACACCATGAGCGCCCCACATAAGATTGTTTGCTATCCGGTAGGGAATGGCGACACAACCCAAATCATATTATCAAACGGTCGTCGGATACTGCTCGATTACTGTCACAGGAAGAAGGGAGAAGAAACTGAGTCACCAGAGATCGATCTTAAGGAACGACTCAAACAAGAGCTGAAAAACGCTGAGCGAGACTATTTCGACATAGTCGCCTTCACCCATGCTGACCTTGATCACATCCAGGGCAGCACGGAGTTCTTCGACCTGCAACATACAGAGAAATACCAAGGGGAAGGGCGTATTAGAATTCGTTGTCTATGGGTTCCGGCCGCTATGTTGCTCGAAGAGGTCGAAAGGGATGAGCAGAGTGAGGAATTTTGTATCCTACGCCAGGAAGCGCGACACCGGTTACTTGAGGGCAAGGATATTCTTGTTTTCTCTAAACCCGACGCACTCAAGGATTGGCTGGAACCAAAGCTTAAAGAACGAGGGGAAGCGGCTAATGCACGGGATCACCTATTTATTGACGCCGGAACCATTGTGCCTGGCCTTTCGCTAGCATCCGATGGCGTAGAGTTCTTTTGTCATTCCCCTTTCATTAAGCACTGTGATGGGACTGACATCGTTAGAAACTCAGCGTCTCTGGTCTTCAATGTCCGCTTTCTAATTGGAGGAGCAAATTATGACTATTTCCATGTTGGGGACACTGAATGGACCGATATTGAAGATATTGTAAAGACCACACTCTACCACAAGAATGATGATCGACTCGCATGGGACCTCTATAACATCCCTCATCACTGCAGCTACCTTGCTTTGAGTGACGAGAAAGGGGATACAGAAACCAACCCCAAACCCCTTGTAAAACATCTGTTACTGCAAGGTAAGAATGATGCCTACATGGTTAGCTCCAGCAAACCTATTCCTGATTTAGAAGAATCATATAAAGAGACTCAACCTCCACATATTCAAGCACGCAAAGCATATAAGAGACATCTCGAGGAAGTTGAGGGCCGGAAGCTTCTTGTGACAATGGAAGAACCAAACGCCAATAAGCCGGAACCACTTGTTTTTGAAATAGCAGGGGGGGGAATTACTTGGCGACGCGCAGCCTCTCTTGGAGCTGCAGCCATCTTGACGTCCCGTCCCCCAAGAGCTGGATCATGAAAGAAGAGTACTATACCCTTCATAATTTACGAGAACTTGACGACAAGGACCAACTTAAAATTCCTCGTGCCCGAGCCCTGCTTACTGCGGCAAAGCGGCAACGAGATTATTCTGTCCGCCAAATACTTCAAAAAGACGATGGCGCCTTTGAATGTATACTTGTAGATATCGAAACCGATGGGGTGCCGAAGAACAATCCGTACGGCATCAAATATAAAGAACGATTGGCTCTGTGCGTACCAGCAAACGCAAAAGAATTGGTGATTGTCCTCGCTCTTCGCAAAGACTTTCCAGCACTCATTCACCAGAATCAGACACCGCCGAATACAGCGAAAAGCCTCTGTCTTTATTTTGAGCCACCAACTTCAGTCTCTCGAACATGGACGCCAGATAATTTTCTCCGGCGAATTCAGTGGTGGCTTGAAAGTAGCGCTACGAATCAGCTTCATCCAGCAGACCAGCCCGTTGAACGTTTATTTTTTGTTAGCAAGGATGAGTTGGTATTGCCTTGGGATTTCGAAAAGACCCGTCAAGAAAATGATCATCGCCTGGTAATCGTACGTGGTCCTGAACGTCCTAATGGAGGTGTGACATTCTTCCTTGAAACCCTCTCCGCAACTAGCCAACTCCCAAAGGGTGCGATTCAACCCATCGAGTTCACCCTCCCTGCTATTGTACAAGGCCATGTCGAAAGTGATCCTACAACGTTAGGCGAACTGGCAGATCTTCTTGAGAGGCGGGAGATTAGCTTTCTTCAAATGCTGAAAGAAGCTTCATCTAAGCTGGTTGGAGCAATGGGAGTGCCTGAATCTGCAGATGACAGGCTTTCGGTGATCATCTTAAATATTCCAGTGACCCGAGGGGAAGGGCAAGCGGCCGAAAAAATCACACGTCGAGCATTCATTGTGGGAGTTGGCGCATTAAAGCTTGGAGCTCTTACCGGAGCCCTGTTCTCCCACGACGTCCAAGACGGCATACGCACTATTAAGAAGTATTTTAATGCAGCCGGACTTTTGGGTGGCAAATCACCCATTGAGTGGCGAGACCAACTTATCTTGCCTATGGAGGTGCTCTATCAGAATGATGCTGCGTCATGCAGAAGGCAGTCAGGGGTTGGAGATGAAGGTCCAACCGGAGTA is part of the Nitrospiraceae bacterium genome and encodes:
- a CDS encoding XRE family transcriptional regulator, whose product is MKEDIIRGSGNVYQDLKIPDADVRQFKTILAAEIIKTLDKQDLTVRKAQGLTGVPAADFSRIRTADLERFTSDRLMMILNKLGSRVEVCVKVKEGETREGAVP
- a CDS encoding ImmA/IrrE family metallo-endopeptidase, with protein sequence MDELSIVMKARTFVRSFHNLRFPVSMDLYAEAIGAVLHYEKDLPDNESGHSLPIKGKWHIIVNKGHLEERQRFTICHELGHIFLDLPNEHAGKSDPQRYTKRPQSEMFCDVFASEVLLPSDHFKPLVNAADLGFNSVVTLGKKFKASQTATGSRFAALNDIPCTFVLSEHGIVRYASRSPSLREMGAWVQIGYRVPPSSLAVQGAKLVQEGPCEVDPTEWFEAWTRGGTLYEESRYLPDWDRMLSLLWFDEDSLPAGGVTANKETEDGDPYCRELDGVLSWPDRTKKR
- a CDS encoding site-specific DNA-methyltransferase; its protein translation is MPLLHWLTRDKDIHTATQAPYRLLEEVAKHSHGDRDAGNMLIQGDNLDALKALQPYYAGKVKCIFIDPPYNTRSAFEHYDDNIEHTQWLAMMYPRLELLQSLLTKDGSIWVTIDDNEAHYLKIIMDEVFGRKNFLAKVLWQKRTSPDARIELGAAHDHLLVYAKDAGKVIFNKLQLSSDQAKNFKNPDNDPRGPWASTDFTAQGWRPNQMYKITTPANVVYEPPKGRCWSNIESEYTRLRKEERIWFGKNGKSRPRVKNFLSETSGVSSWTWWTNSEVGHNQEAKKEINELFGADEAFDTPKPERLIKRILQIATDKNDLVLDSFLGSGTTAAVAHKMNRRYIGIETGDHAMTHCVPRLQKVIEGEQGGISEAIGWQSGGGFRFYRLGVPVFDETGHISQGIRFAPLAAHLWFLETGIPFSGRANSPFLGSHEGIGYYLLYNGILGDTRPTGGNILTGKILASLPPHDGKKIIFGEGCSLGANRLQAKHITFRQIPYEIKAR
- a CDS encoding transcriptional regulator, giving the protein MSIGFGGLLERLRTEKGLSLRQLGQLADLDHAYVHRLETGEKADPSDDTVDSLIRALRPGERKARILKFLVQQPVDEDLLNYVLESSKVSLEDFESAARMRSRGRPIGKDAWERVLEQIRKIRETMEGG
- a CDS encoding Mov34/MPN/PAD-1 family protein, whose protein sequence is MKEEYYTLHNLRELDDKDQLKIPRARALLTAAKRQRDYSVRQILQKDDGAFECILVDIETDGVPKNNPYGIKYKERLALCVPANAKELVIVLALRKDFPALIHQNQTPPNTAKSLCLYFEPPTSVSRTWTPDNFLRRIQWWLESSATNQLHPADQPVERLFFVSKDELVLPWDFEKTRQENDHRLVIVRGPERPNGGVTFFLETLSATSQLPKGAIQPIEFTLPAIVQGHVESDPTTLGELADLLERREISFLQMLKEASSKLVGAMGVPESADDRLSVIILNIPVTRGEGQAAEKITRRAFIVGVGALKLGALTGALFSHDVQDGIRTIKKYFNAAGLLGGKSPIEWRDQLILPMEVLYQNDAASCRRQSGVGDEGPTGVLVGAGSLGSALMNLWGRSGWGRWTVIDKDHIRPHNVTRHSAYAQHIGHSKAMVVAELHAAAMHGSSTLTPVHADAGNFSQPSVMDALTHAQLVVDASTSLEYPRSASHIDAIGRHISVFVTPNGNAAILLAEDEKRGIRIRSIEAQYYRALIQEAWGKQHLDGAHSFWSGASCRDISMVMPYSRIVSYAGILAEQIPMISLRPEAVIRIWQRDPQHGSVVVHDYPVASEHQIKFGETDLYIDAAIEQQLREWRSANFPNETGGVLLGYHDFNISALVIVAALPAPPDSKSSPRSFERGVEGLLQAVQEASRRTAGIVGYVGEWHSHPPRHSASPSTDDFVQLVDLTRKMSEDGLPAVQLIVGEKDVQILQGTMRE
- a CDS encoding DUF2188 domain-containing protein — translated: MAKNDRYVVKHEDGWAVKKPGAERASSIHRTQHEAEQSAKSTVANLGGGEVRIQGRDGQWRDSDTVSPGNDPCPPHDRKH
- a CDS encoding DEAD/DEAH box helicase family protein — encoded protein: MELKHFQLAALKALTTFFERARITGDPEQAFLQIWREQEPNRTHPSYRTIAGLSGVPNVCLRLPTGAGKTLLAAHVVAKAGRHFLERDYPVVLWMVPTNTIRVQTAEALKKPSHPYRAALDEAYDGRVSVFDLEEIAQIRPQDLTERVSIIVTTIQSLRVSNPDGRRAYAHSENFEPHFAHIPANAPGLDRAEDGSLKFSFVNLMAFHRPLVIIDEAHKAGTNLSFEMLAALKPSCIVEFTATPNTDPHNGSNVLFRASAAEVKAADMIKLPIILTEHLDWRAAVHDAIETRARLAETAKSDTRYIRPIALFQAQDKGQEVTVEVLKTYLLENENIAVEKIAIATGEQRELDSINLFDPTCHVEFIITVEALKEGWDCSFAYVLCSVANIGSATDIEQLLGRVLRMPYAEVSTQVALNRAYTHVSSPRFGEGAMALTDTLVKKMGFEPDEAATMVEPRQATIPGLDTNTDLFDREPVLLETLDCAPDLNGLAPEIAERVQVETRPDGSVTVTIRGEIPNELEQRLVATMPPEGRENIQAAVHRHRIMHRNSTTPAERGEKFPVPSLFIDVQGELQLAEKELILDLCGWTLNTYAAELTSAEFAIQDTAERWEVDLRGEKVIYQHLEQNAQLEIGLLKLDWTDLQLSRWLDRECRQADVTQPVLLEFCRKVVAYLTSTRGLALKDLLRFKYQLAKAVQQKIAVYRQQAYAQGYQTFLLSPQAQVATSFTDGFAFENRPYPATDLYRGAYQFKKHFFGSIGELDGKGEEFECAKLLDTLPQVKYWIRNLSNRPQTSFWLPTSTDRFYPDFMARLKDDRVFAIEYKGAHLADSDDTKEKTNVGQLWAAKSDGKSLFLMAQLKDKQGRNLKDQIVSMIE